Proteins co-encoded in one Hymenobacter swuensis DY53 genomic window:
- a CDS encoding enoyl-CoA hydratase/isomerase family protein has product MEDMPTQELEDLRFIRYDAQDSIGYITLNRPDKRNALNAEVVTELKQAFEFAENDEACKVIVLRAEGDVFCSGADLGYIQELQSFGYTDNLADSTHLMQLFHQIYTLKKVVIGQVQGHALAGGCGLATICDFAFAVPEAKFGYTEVKIGFLPAIVSVFLVRKIGEARTKQLLLTGDVISAQAAQDFGLVNFLVPRQELADNVYRFARRLCVENSAQSMEITKEMLARIPEMPLEESLRYAARMNAEARGSDDCRRGIAAFLSKEKIAWEN; this is encoded by the coding sequence ATGGAAGACATGCCCACTCAGGAACTGGAAGACCTTCGCTTCATCCGCTACGATGCGCAGGACTCTATCGGCTACATCACCCTCAACCGCCCCGACAAGCGCAATGCCCTCAACGCCGAAGTGGTAACGGAGCTGAAACAAGCCTTCGAATTTGCCGAAAATGACGAAGCCTGCAAAGTAATCGTACTGCGCGCCGAGGGGGACGTGTTCTGCTCCGGGGCCGACCTAGGCTACATTCAGGAGTTACAAAGCTTCGGCTATACCGATAACCTGGCCGACTCAACGCACCTCATGCAGCTGTTCCACCAGATTTATACCCTCAAAAAGGTGGTTATCGGGCAGGTGCAGGGCCATGCGCTGGCTGGCGGCTGCGGGCTGGCCACCATCTGTGACTTTGCCTTTGCGGTACCAGAGGCCAAATTTGGGTACACTGAAGTGAAAATCGGGTTTCTGCCCGCCATTGTCAGCGTATTTCTGGTGCGCAAAATTGGGGAGGCTCGCACCAAGCAGCTGCTGCTGACCGGCGACGTCATATCGGCGCAGGCCGCTCAGGATTTCGGGCTGGTGAACTTCTTGGTGCCCCGGCAGGAGTTAGCCGATAATGTGTATCGGTTCGCCCGCCGCCTCTGCGTGGAAAATTCGGCCCAGAGTATGGAAATAACCAAAGAAATGCTGGCCCGCATCCCGGAAATGCCACTCGAGGAAAGTCTCCGCTACGCGGCCCGTATGAACGCCGAGGCCCGGGGTTCTGATGATTGCCGCCGTGGTATTGCCGCGTTTCTCAGCAAAGAAAAAATTGCCTGGGAAAACTAA
- a CDS encoding sterol desaturase family protein, with the protein MTTLAAVAVTTATFFGMEFVAWFMHRFVLHGPLWFLHRSHHVRHPHRFERNDFFFLFYGSLSMLLIIYGAPAKDVRFWMGVGIAAYGTLYFFVHDVLIHGRLRFWRKSRSMYLRALNMAHKMHHKTTGRDGSEEFGLLWVSPKYFALAQRKPAPTRVLRQRTTTSA; encoded by the coding sequence ATGACGACGCTGGCAGCCGTAGCCGTTACAACGGCTACTTTCTTCGGGATGGAGTTTGTGGCGTGGTTCATGCACCGCTTTGTGCTGCATGGGCCGCTCTGGTTTCTGCACCGCTCGCACCACGTGCGGCACCCGCACCGCTTCGAGCGTAACGACTTCTTCTTCCTGTTTTATGGTTCTCTGTCGATGCTGCTCATTATCTATGGCGCCCCGGCAAAGGATGTTCGTTTCTGGATGGGCGTCGGTATTGCGGCGTACGGTACGCTGTACTTTTTTGTGCACGACGTGCTAATTCACGGCCGGCTGCGGTTCTGGCGCAAGTCGCGCAGCATGTATTTGCGTGCCCTTAACATGGCGCACAAAATGCACCACAAAACTACGGGCCGCGACGGCAGTGAAGAGTTTGGCCTTTTGTGGGTATCCCCCAAGTATTTTGCGCTGGCCCAGCGCAAACCTGCCCCTACGCGGGTGCTGCGGCAGCGCACCACTACCTCAGCATAA
- a CDS encoding MerR family transcriptional regulator, with the protein MGHFSISDLEQLSGIKAHTIRIWEQRYGILRPVRTATNIRTYCDDDLRRLLNVATLCGRGYRISQVAKLSEQELSRAVISCDDDAHSQNYCHQVNALLAAMLAMDECKLTQVLAHVTAQYGFEQAILRVAYPFLQRIGVMWQAGAVNPAQEHLVTNLLRQKMMAATDALPPVQPAMARRWVLFLPEREMHELALLFMNYALRARGHHVLYLGQNLPITELKPVCAAYQPHAALTVMTAVPERHEVPGFVQELSQLCPDIDLYLYGPLAQLDFVLPANTARLGLITDFLALADATALSAAAVT; encoded by the coding sequence GTGGGCCATTTTTCCATTAGCGACCTGGAGCAGCTTTCGGGCATTAAGGCGCATACCATCCGCATCTGGGAGCAGCGTTACGGCATTTTGCGACCGGTGCGCACCGCCACCAATATCCGCACCTACTGCGACGATGATCTGCGCCGACTGCTAAACGTAGCAACGCTGTGCGGGCGCGGCTACCGTATTTCGCAGGTCGCCAAACTCTCGGAGCAGGAACTCTCGAGAGCCGTTATTTCCTGCGACGACGACGCACATTCTCAGAATTATTGCCACCAGGTGAATGCCCTGCTGGCTGCTATGCTGGCAATGGATGAGTGCAAGCTCACGCAGGTGCTTGCCCACGTAACGGCCCAATACGGGTTTGAGCAGGCTATTCTGCGGGTCGCGTATCCCTTTCTGCAGCGAATAGGTGTGATGTGGCAGGCCGGCGCAGTGAATCCGGCGCAGGAACACTTGGTAACCAATCTGCTGCGGCAGAAGATGATGGCGGCCACCGATGCGTTGCCGCCGGTGCAACCGGCCATGGCGCGGCGCTGGGTACTGTTTCTGCCTGAAAGGGAAATGCACGAACTAGCGCTGCTGTTTATGAACTACGCCCTGCGAGCCCGTGGACACCATGTGTTATACCTGGGGCAAAACCTGCCGATTACGGAATTGAAGCCCGTTTGCGCGGCGTATCAGCCCCACGCTGCCCTCACCGTCATGACGGCCGTGCCCGAGCGGCACGAAGTACCTGGGTTCGTGCAGGAGCTTAGCCAGCTGTGCCCCGATATTGACCTGTATTTGTATGGCCCGCTGGCGCAGTTGGACTTTGTGTTGCCGGCCAATACGGCCCGGTTGGGATTGATAACAGATTTTCTTGCCCTTGCCGATGCAACTGCCCTATCGGCTGCGGCGGTTACGTAG
- a CDS encoding RNA polymerase sigma factor, with the protein MTSLEFTDQVQRISYSLKPVAMNLTRDADDAKDLVQETLLKAMLNKDKFKAGTNLKAWLYTIMRNTFINNYNKITKRNSNIDSTEYFQYFNTDENYITHNGATSDFVVTDINAAIAGLSADYRTPFMMYYIGYKYLEIAEKLQIPIGTVKNRIHIARKELKQALKTYAPGV; encoded by the coding sequence ATGACCTCTTTGGAATTCACCGACCAAGTACAAAGGATTTCTTACTCGCTGAAGCCCGTGGCGATGAACCTGACCCGCGACGCAGACGATGCCAAGGACCTGGTGCAGGAAACCTTGCTTAAAGCCATGCTGAACAAGGACAAGTTCAAGGCGGGCACCAATTTGAAGGCCTGGTTGTACACCATCATGCGCAACACCTTCATCAACAACTACAACAAAATCACCAAGCGCAATAGCAATATTGACAGCACGGAGTACTTTCAGTACTTCAATACTGATGAAAATTACATTACGCACAACGGTGCAACGTCTGACTTCGTAGTAACAGATATTAACGCGGCCATTGCCGGCCTTTCCGCCGACTACCGGACGCCGTTCATGATGTACTACATCGGTTACAAGTACTTGGAAATTGCGGAAAAGCTGCAAATTCCGATTGGAACCGTGAAAAACCGTATCCACATCGCCCGCAAGGAACTCAAGCAGGCGCTGAAGACATACGCCCCCGGCGTGTAG
- a CDS encoding phytoene desaturase family protein: MIKHVIVIGAGFAGLSAATSLAQRGYRVTILEKNEGPGGRARVFRQQGFTFDMGPSWYWMPDIFEQYFARFGRKVSDYYDLVRLDPSYQVIFKGPEAVDIPAAMEELRQLFERYEPGSGARLDEFLRQAAYKYKVGIGKFVHMPGRSLLEFMDPRLVVDAVRLDLLQSMHQHVRKFFKDPRLLELVEFPILFLGATSENTPALYSLMNYADLALGTWYPMGGMHKIVEGMVQLAQERGVTLEYNVPVQQIVVENGQATGVQTASGFRPADVVVAGADYHHAEQDLLAPEWRQYDEKYWDKRTMAPSSLLFYVGVNKRLPKLRHHNLFFDEDFSLHAQEIYEDPKWPSRPLFYVSAPSQTDPSVAPEGCENLFLLIPVAPDLADPEETRERYYHLIMERLERHCGTSIRDAVVYKRSYAHRDFVQDYHSYKGNAYGLANTLRQTAILKPSLKSKKVSNLYFTGQLTVPGPGVPPSLISGQVVAKEIEKEHPGALQTERSSSSSALHDPALSKKNV, translated from the coding sequence GTGATTAAACACGTCATTGTTATTGGGGCCGGTTTTGCGGGCCTTTCGGCCGCTACTTCGCTGGCCCAGCGCGGCTACCGCGTTACCATTCTGGAAAAGAACGAAGGCCCGGGTGGTCGAGCCCGGGTGTTCCGCCAGCAGGGCTTCACCTTTGATATGGGCCCCAGCTGGTATTGGATGCCGGATATCTTTGAGCAGTATTTTGCCCGCTTTGGCAGGAAGGTATCCGACTACTACGACCTCGTGCGGCTGGATCCTTCGTACCAGGTGATTTTTAAAGGGCCGGAGGCGGTGGATATTCCGGCCGCCATGGAGGAGTTGCGCCAGCTGTTCGAACGGTACGAGCCCGGCAGTGGCGCACGGCTGGATGAGTTTCTGCGGCAAGCGGCCTATAAATACAAAGTAGGAATCGGCAAATTCGTGCACATGCCCGGCCGCTCCCTGCTGGAGTTCATGGATCCGCGTCTGGTAGTGGATGCCGTGCGGCTCGATTTGCTGCAGAGTATGCATCAGCACGTGCGCAAATTCTTCAAGGACCCGCGGCTGCTGGAACTGGTGGAATTTCCGATTCTGTTTCTTGGCGCTACCTCGGAAAATACGCCGGCTCTATACTCGCTCATGAACTACGCCGACCTGGCCCTGGGCACTTGGTACCCGATGGGCGGCATGCACAAAATTGTGGAAGGCATGGTGCAACTGGCCCAGGAGCGCGGCGTAACGCTGGAATACAACGTGCCCGTGCAGCAGATTGTGGTAGAGAATGGCCAGGCTACCGGTGTGCAAACCGCCAGCGGCTTCCGGCCCGCCGATGTTGTCGTGGCCGGTGCCGATTACCACCACGCCGAGCAAGACCTGCTGGCTCCGGAGTGGCGGCAGTACGATGAGAAGTACTGGGACAAGCGCACCATGGCTCCGTCATCGTTGCTGTTTTACGTGGGCGTGAACAAGCGCCTGCCCAAGCTACGGCACCACAACCTGTTCTTCGATGAGGATTTCAGCCTGCACGCTCAGGAAATATACGAGGACCCGAAGTGGCCCAGCCGCCCGCTGTTCTACGTTTCAGCTCCTTCCCAGACCGACCCCAGCGTGGCGCCGGAAGGCTGCGAAAACCTGTTCCTGCTGATTCCGGTAGCTCCTGACCTGGCAGATCCGGAGGAAACGAGGGAGCGGTACTACCACCTGATTATGGAGCGGCTAGAGCGGCACTGCGGTACCAGCATCCGCGACGCGGTGGTATACAAGCGCAGCTATGCCCACCGGGACTTTGTGCAGGATTACCACAGCTATAAGGGCAATGCCTACGGTTTGGCCAATACCTTGCGCCAGACAGCAATTCTCAAGCCTTCCCTCAAAAGCAAAAAGGTGAGCAATCTGTATTTTACAGGGCAGCTTACGGTGCCCGGCCCCGGCGTCCCGCCCTCCCTTATCTCGGGGCAGGTTGTGGCGAAGGAAATAGAAAAGGAGCACCCGGGGGCACTGCAAACGGAGCGCAGCAGTTCTTCCTCGGCCCTGCACGACCCGGCCCTGAGCAAAAAAAACGTTTAA
- a CDS encoding phytoene/squalene synthase family protein: MTKTMDHVQLFTDTSRACAKLITQRYSTSFTLGIRTLDQRFHLPVYAVYGFVRWADEIVDTFHAHDKAALFADFKRQTYEALEIGLSLNPVLHAFQDVVRQYGIDREFIDAFLFSMEMDLDDRSYNQSLYEKYIYGSAEVVGLMCLRIFCEGDTAQFDHLREPARRLGSAFQKINFLRDIRSDYEERGRVYFPGVQYEQFTDEVKRTIEADIRADFEAGYAGIVQLPRAARLGVYLAYVYYLKLFHKIRQLPARRILGERVRVPNNTKLLLLMGSYFRYRLVRL; encoded by the coding sequence ATGACAAAAACAATGGACCACGTTCAACTTTTTACCGATACTAGCCGGGCCTGTGCCAAGTTGATTACGCAGCGGTATAGCACCTCCTTCACGCTGGGCATCCGTACGCTTGACCAACGGTTTCATCTGCCGGTGTACGCGGTGTATGGCTTTGTGCGGTGGGCCGATGAAATTGTGGATACGTTTCATGCCCACGACAAAGCCGCGCTGTTTGCCGATTTCAAGCGCCAGACCTACGAGGCACTGGAAATCGGGCTCAGCCTGAATCCGGTGCTGCACGCGTTTCAGGACGTGGTGCGACAGTACGGCATCGACCGGGAGTTCATCGATGCTTTTCTGTTCAGCATGGAAATGGACCTCGATGACCGAAGCTATAACCAGTCCTTGTATGAAAAATACATTTACGGCTCGGCTGAGGTAGTAGGGTTGATGTGTCTGCGCATTTTTTGTGAGGGCGACACCGCGCAGTTTGACCACTTGCGGGAGCCTGCCCGGCGGCTAGGCTCTGCCTTTCAGAAAATCAATTTTCTGCGCGACATTCGCTCCGATTATGAGGAGCGGGGCCGCGTGTACTTCCCCGGCGTACAGTACGAGCAGTTTACCGATGAGGTGAAGCGTACTATTGAGGCCGATATCCGGGCAGATTTTGAGGCGGGTTACGCGGGCATTGTGCAGCTACCCCGGGCGGCGCGACTTGGCGTGTACTTGGCTTACGTGTATTACCTGAAGCTTTTTCACAAGATTCGGCAGCTGCCGGCCCGGCGCATTCTGGGTGAAAGAGTACGGGTGCCCAACAACACCAAGCTGCTGCTGCTGATGGGGTCCTATTTCCGCTACCGGCTGGTACGGTTATAG
- a CDS encoding carboxypeptidase-like regulatory domain-containing protein yields the protein MAFAVGAAAQAQQTVLKGKVVDDQNRPVPYANVGPPGTEPGTATNEAGEFTLRVNKLPQKLAFVCLGYVPVTLEVASAAAPVRVTLRPSAVALPEVRVRNPEQVAAALVQRAYAKLARHQREEEFGKAFYRQKKQHNSQYTEFVDAFYNVRFSPREVSGWQLEQARYGAVQEDTGVDLSNFSAAVRLIPVFDSRPSRRKLSVPLSPGSTRQFTFRLREVLENKGQETAVIEYGPRPNIDRFVPEGTLYIDYNTATLRRVEARIPIEHLMSMQLREGTTVASQTMRMVSDFSPYRDSLSRLQAVRAEQQIVLRYQGRPDTTTIEGNLFFYRYTAKPAGKGYKATGANYNDLKQVQKQRYDAAFWRDQEILRASPVEEKVIRDLEKQKAFGAF from the coding sequence TTGGCTTTCGCAGTGGGCGCTGCTGCGCAGGCCCAGCAAACGGTGCTGAAAGGAAAAGTAGTGGATGACCAGAACCGCCCGGTACCATACGCCAACGTGGGGCCGCCTGGCACCGAGCCCGGCACCGCCACCAACGAGGCCGGCGAGTTTACACTGCGTGTGAATAAGCTGCCTCAGAAGCTTGCTTTCGTGTGTCTGGGCTATGTCCCCGTCACGCTGGAAGTAGCTTCGGCCGCTGCCCCTGTGCGGGTAACGCTCAGGCCCAGTGCCGTGGCCCTGCCCGAAGTGCGGGTTCGCAACCCCGAGCAAGTAGCGGCGGCCTTGGTGCAAAGAGCTTATGCCAAGCTCGCCCGGCATCAGCGGGAAGAGGAGTTTGGGAAGGCATTCTACCGCCAGAAGAAGCAGCATAACAGCCAATACACCGAGTTCGTAGATGCTTTTTATAACGTGCGTTTTTCGCCCCGGGAAGTAAGTGGCTGGCAACTGGAACAGGCCCGCTACGGGGCGGTGCAGGAAGATACCGGCGTGGACCTGAGTAACTTCTCGGCGGCTGTACGCCTGATTCCGGTCTTCGATTCCAGGCCCAGCCGCCGAAAACTCTCCGTCCCGCTCAGCCCGGGCAGCACCCGGCAATTCACGTTTCGGCTACGGGAAGTTCTGGAAAATAAGGGCCAGGAAACCGCCGTCATTGAGTACGGGCCGCGCCCTAATATCGACCGGTTCGTGCCCGAGGGTACCCTGTATATCGACTACAATACGGCCACACTACGGCGGGTAGAAGCCCGCATTCCGATTGAGCATCTTATGTCGATGCAGTTGCGGGAAGGCACCACGGTGGCTTCCCAAACGATGCGCATGGTATCTGATTTCAGTCCTTATCGTGACTCCCTAAGCCGGTTACAGGCCGTGCGTGCCGAGCAGCAGATTGTGCTGCGCTACCAGGGCCGCCCCGATACCACAACCATCGAAGGCAACCTGTTCTTCTACCGCTACACCGCTAAGCCGGCCGGCAAAGGCTATAAAGCCACGGGGGCGAACTACAACGATCTTAAACAGGTGCAGAAGCAGCGGTATGATGCCGCCTTCTGGCGCGACCAGGAAATTCTGCGGGCTTCGCCGGTGGAGGAGAAGGTAATCCGGGACCTAGAGAAACAAAAAGCCTTCGGGGCATTTTAA
- a CDS encoding 4-hydroxy-3-methylbut-2-enyl diphosphate reductase yields the protein MPYHLSVRIDPNSGFCFGVIYAIQMAEDLLDEQGYLYCLGDIVHNDEEVERLERRGLRIIDYEQLAELREEAVLIRAHGEPPSTYQMALHNNLTLIDASCPVVLKLQNRIKASFDRKDKIFIYGKHGHAEVRGLLGQTSGEAVVFESLEELLGHELPQNITLYSQTTKSTDSFYRIKGELEQRGYQVSANDTICRQVSNRDKDLRRFAAQFDKVVFVSGTKSSNGKVLYQVCKDTNPATHFISKVDELCATWFQPGQSVGICGATSTPMWQMEQVRDALLAL from the coding sequence ATGCCGTACCACCTGAGCGTCCGTATCGACCCCAATTCCGGCTTTTGCTTCGGCGTCATCTATGCCATTCAAATGGCCGAAGATCTACTTGATGAGCAAGGCTACCTCTATTGCCTGGGCGACATTGTGCATAATGATGAAGAAGTAGAGCGGCTGGAACGCCGGGGCCTGCGCATCATTGATTATGAGCAGCTGGCTGAGTTGCGGGAAGAAGCTGTGCTCATTCGGGCTCACGGCGAACCGCCCAGCACCTACCAGATGGCCCTGCACAACAACCTCACCCTTATTGACGCCTCCTGCCCGGTGGTACTTAAGCTGCAGAACCGCATCAAAGCCAGCTTCGACCGTAAGGACAAGATCTTCATCTACGGCAAACATGGTCATGCTGAAGTCCGCGGCCTGCTAGGCCAGACCAGCGGGGAAGCGGTAGTGTTTGAGAGCTTGGAAGAGCTACTGGGGCATGAACTGCCCCAGAACATCACCCTCTACAGCCAGACGACCAAAAGTACCGATTCCTTTTACCGCATCAAGGGCGAACTGGAACAGCGGGGCTACCAGGTGAGTGCCAATGACACCATTTGCCGCCAAGTAAGCAACCGGGACAAGGATCTGCGCCGGTTTGCGGCCCAGTTCGATAAGGTCGTGTTTGTGTCAGGAACCAAAAGCTCCAATGGCAAGGTGCTGTATCAGGTCTGCAAGGATACGAACCCGGCCACGCACTTCATTTCCAAGGTAGATGAGCTGTGCGCGACGTGGTTTCAGCCGGGGCAGTCGGTGGGCATCTGCGGGGCTACCAGCACCCCAATGTGGCAAATGGAACAAGTGCGCGACGCTCTGCTGGCGCTATAA
- a CDS encoding fatty acid desaturase, with protein sequence MKPTPLGYKGVLVASLILGSWLGLLTFLLAWYEPDWRTPWPYLLVLVQTHLYTGLFITAHDAMHGVVSPHKRFNNAIGTLTAGLFAYNWFPGMLAKHHAHHRHVATPDDPDFHDGEHPGFLRWFGRFAWNYVTVAQVVLMAVTYNGLKYFFPQPNVIAFWMVPAILATLQLFYFGTYLPHRGEHAPENPHKSRSQLRHHAWAFISCYFFGYHYEHHDQPYLPWWRLWQAKELQGR encoded by the coding sequence GTGAAACCGACGCCGCTGGGCTACAAAGGCGTACTAGTGGCCAGTCTGATTTTAGGGAGTTGGCTGGGCCTGCTAACGTTTCTGCTGGCTTGGTACGAGCCCGACTGGCGCACGCCCTGGCCTTATCTGCTGGTACTGGTACAGACGCACCTGTACACCGGCCTTTTCATTACGGCGCATGATGCTATGCACGGCGTGGTGAGCCCTCACAAGCGGTTTAATAATGCCATCGGCACCCTTACGGCCGGCTTATTCGCCTATAACTGGTTTCCGGGCATGCTGGCCAAGCACCACGCCCATCACCGCCACGTTGCCACCCCCGATGACCCGGACTTTCATGATGGGGAGCACCCAGGCTTTCTGCGGTGGTTCGGGCGGTTTGCCTGGAACTACGTGACGGTGGCGCAGGTGGTACTGATGGCCGTTACATACAATGGGCTCAAGTATTTCTTTCCGCAGCCCAACGTTATTGCGTTCTGGATGGTACCGGCCATTCTAGCTACGCTGCAGCTATTTTACTTCGGTACGTACCTGCCGCACCGGGGCGAGCATGCGCCGGAAAACCCGCATAAATCGCGCAGCCAGCTCCGTCATCACGCGTGGGCGTTTATAAGCTGCTACTTTTTCGGGTACCACTATGAGCACCACGATCAGCCCTATCTGCCGTGGTGGCGGCTGTGGCAAGCTAAAGAACTGCAGGGGCGCTAA
- a CDS encoding tetratricopeptide repeat-containing sensor histidine kinase codes for MVPQLAVAQRYHDTLQLRQLHWRIGQANHTLQRYDAALRHYRQAARLSPSLSAEAAWSGWLLGRTLFSQGDTGKARQTYGSAFATFRQLRHLTGQGQVLEQMGELYGQTGHWPQAQTSYEQALSVWQLTNDQPHVAQALNRLGTAHLEQKHYSRALYYLRQSLNMARRHQDSTQISQTLNGMGRVYQTLNNQEVASSFFTQALQTLPATARPHTRAVVLLNLGVMSDSLGNHVAAAQYLQLALGPACQTGSKVLVSEVYGALVALHRRRGQSQAALEALVHYTELQDSVFAEQRSAQVAELQTRYEIEKKEKEIQLLLKGRQLQQANLRRQTLLRNLLTAGSLLLLLTVVVMYRAHRRQQVSNKLLQRKNAAIHRQKEELDRLNHTKDTLFSIISHDLRGPLSSLYSLLALMKLGRLPAERLASHSERLTRMLDGTLHLLDNLLNWSAAQLKGEGSARAERIRLDELADETVALFQGDAERKDIGLHNEMPEVCLARADVNMTRLILRNLLSNALKFTGSGGTVTLAARRQGQWWEITVQDTGVGIEPAHQNRLLGNGAHFTTLGTAREKGTGLGLRLCQEFVLRNGGELTFQSQPGAGSLFRFTLPALDEGSFAQAMPPAAAVASAAAE; via the coding sequence ATGGTTCCGCAACTGGCAGTAGCTCAACGCTACCACGATACCCTGCAGCTCCGGCAGCTGCATTGGCGGATAGGGCAGGCCAACCATACATTGCAGCGTTACGACGCGGCCCTGAGGCATTACCGCCAAGCTGCGCGACTCAGCCCGTCACTTAGTGCGGAAGCAGCTTGGTCGGGTTGGCTGTTGGGGCGCACACTGTTCAGCCAGGGTGACACCGGTAAAGCCCGCCAGACGTATGGTAGTGCCTTCGCCACCTTTCGGCAGTTGCGGCACCTCACGGGCCAGGGTCAGGTGCTGGAGCAGATGGGGGAGCTGTATGGCCAGACCGGTCATTGGCCGCAGGCCCAGACCAGCTACGAGCAGGCCTTATCTGTCTGGCAGCTTACAAACGACCAACCGCATGTGGCACAGGCACTGAATCGGCTGGGAACTGCCCACCTAGAGCAGAAGCACTACAGTCGGGCGCTATACTACCTGCGGCAAAGCCTGAACATGGCCCGCCGCCACCAGGATAGTACCCAAATCAGCCAGACGCTAAACGGAATGGGCCGCGTTTACCAGACGCTCAATAACCAAGAAGTTGCCAGCTCCTTTTTCACGCAGGCACTACAAACTCTGCCGGCCACTGCCCGGCCCCACACCCGGGCAGTGGTTCTGCTCAACCTAGGTGTTATGTCCGATTCGTTGGGTAACCACGTTGCCGCCGCACAGTACCTGCAACTGGCGCTCGGGCCAGCCTGCCAAACGGGTTCCAAGGTGCTGGTTAGTGAGGTGTACGGGGCGCTGGTTGCGCTGCACCGCCGACGGGGGCAGTCCCAAGCAGCCCTGGAGGCGTTGGTTCATTACACCGAATTGCAGGACAGTGTATTTGCAGAACAGCGTTCGGCTCAGGTTGCGGAGCTGCAAACCCGCTACGAAATCGAAAAAAAGGAAAAGGAAATTCAGCTGCTGCTAAAGGGCCGCCAGTTGCAGCAGGCGAACCTGCGCCGGCAAACGCTGTTGCGCAACTTGCTGACTGCGGGTAGCCTACTGTTGCTGCTGACGGTAGTAGTCATGTACCGGGCACATCGTCGGCAGCAGGTTAGCAACAAGTTGCTGCAGCGGAAAAATGCCGCTATTCATCGGCAGAAAGAAGAGCTGGACCGTCTTAATCATACCAAAGACACGCTGTTCTCCATTATTTCGCACGATTTGCGGGGGCCGCTCAGCTCCCTGTATTCCCTGCTGGCCCTCATGAAACTGGGCCGCCTTCCTGCCGAGCGGCTGGCTTCGCACTCCGAGCGGCTCACGCGCATGCTCGACGGCACGCTGCACCTGCTGGATAACCTGCTCAACTGGTCGGCGGCGCAATTAAAAGGTGAAGGTAGCGCCCGGGCAGAACGGATTCGGCTGGATGAGCTGGCCGATGAAACCGTTGCCCTCTTTCAGGGGGATGCCGAGCGGAAGGATATTGGGCTGCACAACGAAATGCCGGAAGTATGCCTAGCCCGCGCCGACGTGAACATGACCCGCCTGATTCTGCGCAACCTGCTGAGCAACGCCCTGAAATTCACCGGTAGCGGCGGCACCGTTACGCTGGCGGCCCGGCGGCAGGGGCAATGGTGGGAAATAACGGTGCAGGATACCGGCGTGGGCATTGAGCCGGCGCATCAGAACCGGTTGCTGGGCAACGGAGCACACTTCACTACTCTGGGCACTGCACGCGAGAAAGGCACCGGCCTGGGCCTGCGCTTATGTCAGGAATTTGTGCTGCGCAATGGGGGCGAGCTTACGTTCCAAAGCCAGCCAGGAGCTGGCTCCCTGTTCCGATTCACGCTACCGGCTCTTGATGAAGGCAGCTTCGCTCAAGCTATGCCACCGGCCGCGGCCGTAGCTAGTGCTGCCGCCGAATAA
- a CDS encoding LytR/AlgR family response regulator transcription factor, with the protein MKISCLLLDDDPLVLDLLQAYVAMTDILDVKAAFTDPLDAHRYLMEHTVQVLFSDVTMPHLSGIDLVRSLQQPPLVVLMTAYPQYAMEGFNLDVIDFLLKPISLDRFLKAVNKVAGILRVNTTNSDAQNDTLTGWGSFFIRTDAQFVRLHYREVLYIEALKDFTKINTADGRTHLTLVNLKNLEEQLPPGLFVRTHRSYLVNSSRIDSVSNLEVKVGGHALPLGQTYRERVTERIVNRSLIRRQH; encoded by the coding sequence ATGAAGATTTCCTGCCTGCTTCTTGACGATGATCCGCTTGTGCTCGACCTGCTGCAAGCCTATGTGGCTATGACAGACATTCTGGACGTAAAAGCGGCCTTCACTGATCCGCTGGACGCACATCGGTACCTGATGGAGCACACAGTGCAGGTGTTGTTCTCCGACGTTACGATGCCGCACCTGAGCGGCATTGACCTGGTACGGTCCCTGCAGCAGCCCCCGTTGGTGGTACTCATGACGGCCTATCCGCAGTATGCTATGGAAGGTTTCAACCTGGATGTTATCGACTTTTTACTGAAACCGATTTCCCTGGACCGCTTTCTGAAAGCCGTGAATAAAGTGGCCGGCATTCTGCGCGTCAACACAACCAACTCGGACGCCCAGAACGATACTCTGACGGGTTGGGGGTCGTTTTTCATTCGTACCGATGCGCAGTTTGTACGCTTGCACTACCGCGAAGTACTCTACATTGAAGCCCTGAAGGATTTCACCAAAATCAACACCGCCGACGGCCGCACGCACCTGACGCTGGTTAACCTGAAAAACCTGGAGGAGCAACTGCCCCCCGGCCTGTTCGTACGTACGCACCGCTCCTACCTAGTGAACTCCTCCCGCATCGATTCGGTGAGCAACCTCGAAGTGAAAGTGGGAGGACATGCCCTGCCTCTGGGCCAAACGTACCGGGAGCGGGTAACCGAGCGAATTGTCAACCGCTCCCTTATTCGGCGGCAGCACTAG